A window of the Hordeum vulgare subsp. vulgare chromosome 5H, MorexV3_pseudomolecules_assembly, whole genome shotgun sequence genome harbors these coding sequences:
- the LOC123397243 gene encoding uncharacterized protein LOC123397243: MAPNHAPGTYVVVEEPRVLAQCRRPLRRPRAPLPRPRTGLKRPVRQESRPGAVPPPAWPVQAKHQKARHQSEHQGLGRPVQALVHGDAVHRDGNQPGSLGTDEDHGCCGCGGVARPHHGGDDGSDDVNRRHEQGARTRTEDHEASLTFPFLPVSILSRRLSSA; encoded by the coding sequence ATGGCCCCCAACCATGCACCGGGCACATACGTGGTGGTGGAGGAGCCGCGAGTTCTGGCTCAATGTCGACGTCCATTGCGTCGTCCGCGGGCTCCATTACCTCGTCCGCGTACAGGTTTGAAGCGGCCGGTCCGGCAAGAATCCAGGCCGGGAGCGGTGCCGCCGCCGGCATGGCCGGTTCAGGCGAAGCACCAGAAGGCCCGGCACCAAAGTGAGCACCAAGGCCTTGGGCGCCCTGTCCAAGCCTTGGTCCATGGCGACGCCGTCCATAGAGACGGAAACCAGCCCGGCAGCCTCGGAACCGACGAAGATCACGGGTGTTGCGGTTGTGGCGGCGTAGCCCGCCCACACCATGGCGGCGACGACGGCTCTGACGACGTCAACCGCCGTCACGAACAAGGTGCTCGAACAAGGACAGAAGACCACGAGGCATCTCTCACCTTTCCCTTTCTTCCTGTCTCAATCCTTTCCCGGCGATTGTCGTCAGCGTAA
- the LOC123452742 gene encoding histone H1: MSTDVVADIPVPQVEATADPVVDTPAAKPAKAPKAKKSTGPKKPTASHPSYAEMVSEAIAALKERGGSSTVAIGKFVEEKHKAHLPANFRKMLLTQIKKLVAAGKLTKVKGSYKLAKAPSAVKPKTATKKKPAAKPKAKVAKKTAAKSPAKKAAAKPKAKTPAKVKAVAKPKAAAKPKAAAKPKAKAAAKKAPAAATPKKPVARKAPTKRATPVKKAAPAKKPAAKKAKK; encoded by the exons ATGTCGACCGACGTGGTTGCCGACATCCCGGTGCCCCAGGTGGAGGCGACCGCCGACCCCGTCGTCGACACGCCGGCGGCGAAGCCGGCCAAGGCGCCCAAGGCCAAGAAGTCCACTGGCCCGAAGAAGCCCACCGCGTCCCACCCCTCCTACGCCGAG ATGGTGTCGGAGGCCATCGCCGCCCTGAAGGAAAGAGGCGGGTCGAGCACCGTCGCGATCGGCAAGTTCGTCGAGGAGAAGCACAAGGCGCACCTCCCGGCCAATTTCCGCAAGATGCTGCTGACGCAGATCAAGAAGCTCGTCGCCGCCGGCAAGCTGACCAAGGTGAAGGGCTCCTACAAGCTCGCCAAGGCCCCGTCCGCCGTCAAGCCTAAGACGGCGACGAAGAAGAAGCCCGCCGCCAAGCCCAAGGCCAAGGTCGCCAAGAAGACCGCTGCCAAGTCCCCGGCCAAGAAGGCCGCcgcgaagcccaaggccaagaccCCTGCCAAGGTCAAGGCCGTCGCAAAGCCCAAGGCGGCAGCGAAGCCCAAGGCAGCCGCCAAGCCCAAGGCCAAGGCTGCCGCCAAGAAGGCGCCGGCCGCCGCTACCCCCAAGAAGCCTGTCGCCAGGAAGGCGCCCACCAAGCGGGCGACCCCGGTGAAGAAGGCTGCGCCGGCCAAGAAGCCCGCGGCGAAGAAGGCCAAGAAGTAG